Genomic segment of Brachyhypopomus gauderio isolate BG-103 chromosome 10, BGAUD_0.2, whole genome shotgun sequence:
GTCAGTGTAGTTTTGACGTCAGCTCTACATAGCAAATTGCTTTGCTTTGAAATACTTTGATATGTTTATTATTCTGTTTTATGAGCTCGGCATCATGCAGAGATAAAGGCCACAGAAATATTCCTGCGTTATAGACCTGGACAAAATAAAAACGCGAATGGACTAGGCAGACCAGCAGGTGGCGATCTTTCACAATAGTTTCACAAGCGAAGGAGTTGCGTAACCCTTTTATTTGTCAGGTACAATATAGGATATATGTAACACTATATTGTTTGTAAGTAAGGTCATGTCCTTTGAGTCAACGGTGGAGCTACCGTTCACGCAGTGACTCTTCTCTTGCTCTGTCTAAAGCATAAACACGTTTGATTATGACAGACTTTTCTATTAAAGGCATGAATCAGATTCTCCATGATTTATTGATGTCTTTCTCATTTATCCAGATGGAACTGTAGTATATAGCATGTCTCTCTTCAGATAAGAGAACTGTTTCAAAGGAAGCCCAGACAGTATCAAGGTCACTTTCAGATTGTCATTAGAAGTAGCTGTTATTTAAGATTTTAGCAAATGTTTACTTTTGATTACACTGTCACCAGAGTGTGACTGTACATTTCTTTCCAGTGTAGCTTTTCTAAAAGTTCCTTTAAATGAGTAAAGCTCAAACATTTATAATACCAAGAACAGGGAAGCTGTATTTCATGCTGTAGCTGTGTCTAGCAGACATGGCTGGGGTCACTGTGTtttaacactaacactgaccCCGAACACTATCCCTAacactaatcctaaccctaacccatagtGTTTTGAAGGTGTCAAATTCTCCGCTGATGTCTTTGGCCTAATAGTCCTGCAGTATTACTGGAACTGACACACCCATCATACACAAAATTAGCTCATTGTTCTGGGAAAACATTTTGCAGACACTGTTGGGTCTAAACTCTTGGGTCAAGGTCAACATAAAGATGTAGGAAAAATTCAGAATatttgcaattagattattatAGTAAAATaattgaatattgttataataaaaaaattacagaAGTTATGGAGTTAAATGAAGGAGAGCTCAGTGGTTCTGATCATAGTCAATACAAAACAAGTATTTTTGAAataatttccctgtaattaatgaACTCACAAAGATAAAGACTTAGAGCAAAAATAATGATTGGCTGTAGTTTGAATTCAAAGGCTAACTTTGTTTACAAATGACTTCACACCGGTTGCACCTTAATCTTCATTTAGATGTGACCATGTGCTATGTGTTGATTTTATGTGTTGACTAGAGAATGCATGAACCAAACCAGGCTAGATGGACTTGGCTAAGAGACAGGTAGGCTTCGCGTGTTTGTTCACTGGGTCGTGGCATAAGGACCACCTGACCTAACATTTCCAGTCAGACCATATGAACTTTCACTCCTGCCTAAAGGGTTTTCATACTGGGTTACAGCAGAGACCTGAGGCTGTCGAGGCCCAATATCAGTCATTTTGGTAAAATGAGGCACTACTGTCAAAATAACTGAATCATTACAGCCATTTTGCAGTGAAGAGGACCTGTCCATCTGAAAAGTATCCAGGCATCTAAAGTACCCATATCACCCCATTAATGTCTCTCCCAGGCCTGGTGGCATATATCTGAACTGTTATACAGAGGTTATTTAAGGGTCATTCTGATGTATTGGGCTGTGTAAAGTCTACTTCTGTTACCTGTGGGAATAGGCATGAATCTTATTGAACACAACACAAATATGTTTGGTATGTCCTCTCCCTGACCCCCCATTTCAGAGCCACCAAGTTTTAATCTCAATCTGGTCTGTGTAAGATTGGTTGACACTGAACCGTCTCACATTTGAGAGGTTTGTGGAAATGTTTACTCTGAAAGTACATGACCCACGGCTCACTGGTGGTCATACACTGAAGGACTTATTTAAAACCACATACAATTACATTATTAATACCTCTGGACACAACTTTAATAGTTCATGAAATGCAATAAATACAGTTTGATGTATTTCGATGCCGTTAATACGAGGAAATACCAGATGATGCatatttatttgcacattgTGTTTTTTTCCATTTATACAGTGTCGGTGAATCCATCAAAGGTGATGATTATGGAGTTAGTGAATTAAGAATCCTCTGCTTATCGGCGTTCCTTTTACTGCTATTATTTATCTTGGTCTGACCCAATTTCCAACTTAAATGAAAACTCTAAGTGTGAATCAATTTTAAACTGTTTAACTAATCATCCAAGACATGAGGTTAATGCACAGTTTGGTCCTCTGGGTTGACGTGACCGAAAGGCCATACCGTGTTAATAAAAAGAAAAGTAGATTACTTCTGTCTGCTGTCATACTGATGGTGGCCtttaaatgggggggggggggggggggggtagacatGGGGTGCTGATAGACATGGGGTGTACAGCTGCAGGACAACTGCTGATCTACACTCAGCTTGGAGAGGTCATGGGAAGGCAAAGGTTAAGACCCCTGAGGCTCCGGCATTTGCTTCAAGAAGCAAATCCAAGAGGGAACTGGCGAAAGGTTGTGAGGGaaatagtaataaaaaaaaagaaaaaaagtacaTTTGCTTCATACTGGAATCGTGAGAAATCTGAAATAAAAGTTGACGTCCttacttttattttttcaaaCGGACGTGTACAGATCCAGTGGCGCTTTGTAAAACTCACCCGTCTTAACCTGCCTTTGTGCCTGCAGTGTAAGGAAAGGCTGTTGTTCTAGTGATTCATCCTTGACGCTCATTTGTGACAGCCGTCATGCCAAACCACCCATAAAAGGCAATTACACACCTTTCTGCGAGTGTTTTCTGAAACAGCAGCTGAGGGCTGTGATGAGGCAAAGTTAAACATTGACCTGGGTAAGTGACCACGCTTAAACGTACAAGGTCCCAACGTCACGGAGCCACCTAAAATCTTCATGCCAAGGCACTCAGCCGCATTGACTTCAATGGCAAAGTAAAGCCCTGAGCTGCCTCCAGACTCACCGTCTACCAGCAGAAGCCCAGTTATCAAAGGAGGAGGCAGACAAACAGGTTATTGTGGGGCTTGACATGCGGGTCCTGCCTTAAACCTGTGACTTGTGCCTGGCCTCTTTTCTCTGTTCCTAAGCCAAAGGAAATAAGAGGTtattggcaggtcgtgcatgaTAACAATCTAAGGATGGAGAAGTGCACAGAGAGGAAAGGTTATTTGAAGTTGAGCCTAGTTGGAGGAAGGGGAACTCATTAAAGgattaagggggggggggttaagcaCTCTCACAGTTGTGGTGTGCGGAGAAAAAAACTGGATTCAGATATGAACCATTCAACAATTCcctaaatgaaaacaaaatcatTTTTCAAGTTCTATTTTTATCCATGAGCACCAGGTTACAATGatctataaaatatattttatattattatattatatatatatatatgcaaatatTTGGTGGGGCACTTAAACAAAGAAGTGCATTGATTTATACTTTGTTGTattgatttaaacatttttACTAACTAAAAGGAAACATATGGTAAAACAATATCCATGTCAAACAATCATTACACAATTCACTGCTTATTACGCAAGTCCAATGACTCTTGGATTCTTTGAACTGCATATAAACAACTTTCCAAATGCAGTTTGCTGTCTCTTTCCTGGTATTGTTGTGGTCTGAACCAAACATTTAcgttactgcacacacaccctccagttTCACAAGGAAACAAGATCATGTACATGGTGTAAGATGGACATGATGGATGCAGATGGCTGTCTTGGTGAGACCTTTGATGAGATTCGACAACGGGTGGCATGTAGCCAGGTAGCACTTTCAGCAAACTGAtgaattatttttgttttactgAGTTTCTCCACTCCTGATTGGTCAGTAGAGTCTGCCTGAACCATATAGTTTAATCAGTTAAATGGTATAACTAAATCAGtattctctttctgtctcccttaTTCATCGGACTTCCATATCAAAATTATTGTACAAATATGCATGCCCCCGATTTCTTTATGCAAACACATGCCTTTTTCAATATACTGTAGGTACACAAGTTCTGATCTCCGAGAAACATCTCAGACAACCAACAGATAAAAACTTTTGAGCAattcaatattttatttatatcagTGCAAATAAACACCagaaaagaaaacataaaaatgtaaaacatggtTGTCACAAAGATATAGATGAAAGATTTTTGCTACAAATGCTTTTCTTTTCTCCTTCCTTTGACTAGTTTTGTGGTGTGTGGTGCGAGTCGCCCAGTGGCTCTGAACTCCAAACACGGGGTGAAACACTGACAGAACAGGATGTCATATGAAGCCAAAGGAAATCAGGCAGATGTTGGTGGTCCACATCTCCATCGTTTGCACTAGTGATGGCTGCACTAGTGatgttttaaatataatttatcgGTGATTCAGAAGCATCCTAGTGTCCCCATTTCCAGTACGGATATGTGGGCATGGCCATTCTTCAGCATGCAGTGGATAAAAGTGTAGATTAGACATAACACAGGCGCAGGACAGATCATCATTAGCTCACaacatacagacacatgcaAAAAGAAAATTTAAAAAGGGACAATTATAAAAACAAGTAGGTTTTCCTCtgtaattatattacattattacacagATATGATATTTACAATCCGGGACAATAAAAACTATTCTTTTAAACAATACAAAATAGTAATCTTTCATCATGAAAGCACTATttacacaaatgtcaaaatgtgCCCATTACACAGAGGAAAAGCTTAAGACTGAACATATTCTGGGTGTAAGGGTCCAGGAAAGAAAATGAGAGTTGCAAGTTATCCTGTAAATAATATAAATCACTACAGTTGCCTTTCACAGTTGACTGTTAGGTTCACATGATACTATACCCTTGTATATTGACCGCAATgttcccatatatatatatatatatatatatatatatatatatatatatatatatatatatatatatatatatatatatatatatatatatatatatatataaacatctACTCacatcttggggggggggggtggggggggggatatcAACTTTTAAAAGTGTCATAGCTGACAtcataagcttgtgaaatgctACATACATGTATATAAAGTACAAAACAATGGATGATACAAAACTGTAAAAAGATACTTTGACAGCTAAAAATATTACACTTGAATTTCTGTATCCATGCCATAAACACCAAACGACATCGAGATTCATTCCTGATGAAAAAATATTAAAGCACTGTTAATTTGACATAGCTTACAAGTGAGTTAATTTTACCAGCAATATCATCACATATAAAACCTTTGCATCATTCCTCATGGATTCTAAGAGAGATTTTGTGGCACAATCAATTAGTTATCTCAGTTAGATCAGGAATAAAGGCGCCAAACAGGTTATAAAAATCAGTTACCTTTTGCTGGTCTCTTAGCGACATTACGTTCAAATGCCAAATGCTTCTGATATAGCATTGTGCTTTTCATATAATTTAGATCACCTCAAAAAACAGGGAAGTGTCCAGATTTAGatacaaataaatacaaaataaatctagcagtaacaattttggAGTCATCAATAATAAACACAATAGGATGTACttcataaatgttttatatatatagaaGAAGAAAAGATTGATAGATTCGTAGCATGCAGGCCAaacaaacaaccccccccccccccaaaaaaaaaacaaacaaacaaacaaacaaaccatgacttatataaacacacacactttggtcAAAGGATAAATGCATTCAAAAAAATGAAACGGACTGTCGTTAGCAGACAATGCTAAAGCTAAAACATGTAACATCCCAATTTGGCATCAACATGATAAATCATCTCACTGTATGGTATGAATGTGAAAAGCACTATGTCAGACAAAAATGGAAAAAATTAAACAAGTTAATATCGGTTTCAGATCTCAAACGCTTTGGATAAACTTGCGTGGTCAAAATCACAGAGTTCACTTTTAAttacaaaataataaacaaatctaaagcaaacaaaaaaaataaaattatatcAATAAAGTAACTTTCACTTATTTCTGAAACATTATTCTTTGGCAGTTCagatttatgatttttttaatgaGCCACTGAGATGCTCACCACTGTTGCTGTGTCTCCCGCTGTGGATCGGAGAGCTGTGAACACTCTCTCTGTGCTCGTGGTACCTGGCATCAGTACATGGTTCTTCTTTGACAGTAACCCCACAGTGTGTCCTCTGCCCGAGATCCTCCATCCCCTTTCTGAGGCTAGCACTCCCCCTCTGAAGCATGTAGTATAATATAGGATTAGACCTCGTGAGGGGTGGAGAATGTGGGCTGGATTCACATTTCCCCTCAGAGCCAGCAGCCCACCTCGGAGAGCTTTCGGTCTCTGTTTTCACACAAGTGGGGCTGGGTTTAGGGGAACCTTTAGGCCAGGGCGATCCCTGGGAGCTGTTTCCCAATGGGGACGATAGTGTCTGAAGATTACTGGGCCCTGAGTTAAGAGTCTGGGGAAACCATGGCAAGTTCATGGGTTCAGGATTGTAACTGAACTGACTAAAGTTCCCATTGGCTTTGCAGTTCACTTGTGGGAGAAAAGGGCTGGCGGCCCCCCGGGGCTGAGACAGCTCCTTCAGACAGTTGTCAGACAGAAGGAGCTGCTTCAAAACATTGAAGCCCTGGCTCTCTCTCGGGGGAGCTTTACTTGCAGGACACTTTATGAAAGAGTCCTCTTCTTTCGGGCTTAGTAGCCTCATGCTATTGTGTTCCTCCAGGGCTCCAGACACCAGACGCTCATTCACAGTATCCAGGGGTCTCTGGCACAATTCGCTGCTGAGGTGCTCAGCCAGCTCCAAGCACAGTCTTCTCTTTTTAGGGAGCGCTCCCTGATAATCTTGCTGCTCCTCTTTCACTGTGCTCACGGGTGGCTCCTTGTGAGGGCTCAAGTGACAGGTAGCGCTCTGCTGTTTCAACAGCTGGCTCAATAGGCCATATTTGGCCGCAGCATCTGCAGGGCAGCCCTCGGCTTTAATGGCATCGTGTGCTTCCGCAAGGGCGCGGTGTCTCTCGCATCCCCACCTCCGGCGGCGTCCTCCATCATCTGAGCTGTCGGAGAGAAGAGTCTCCTCGGCCGGCTCGGTTTTGATCCTAACGTTTGGCAAAGGTCCATTTGAGTCATCCCAGATGACGGGGGCCCCCGATGGATTTTCAGAGGCACCGGTGGCTGCCTCCACGCTCCTCCTCCCCACGGGTTTCTCCTTGTGGGAGGCGGTGCCCAGCAGCAGCTGCAGTATGGTGCGCCTCTCCAGGAGGTTCTCGATTTGTGCAGATGCCGGAGGTGACCGCTCTCGCCCAAACGGTGCGAAAGTGGCAGGGGGTGGTTCAAATAAAGGAGTTTTGTTCCTGACTGGAGCAACTAGTCTGTCCAGAAGAGTCTGAGGTCTGTCTAACTCAAGTTCGGGGCTTTGCCTTTTACTTGGCGGCCTGCTGGCTTGCAGAGGTGGTGAGGGGGATGGATTCTGTAATCCACACTGAGCCAGATTCTGTAGTAGCTTACTGGCACTGAAGGTGGACTCGACCACTTTTTCCCTTGGGTGGTGTTTAGACTTACACAGGTCCAGGGGACTGGACTGCCCAAAGGGGGATGAATAAGAGAAAGGAGAAGGATTGCTGCTTGTGTCTGCAGTGAGGACTGATGTGGACACACCTCCAGCCCGCAGCCGCTCCAGAGGGTGCTCGGTCCTGCTCTCTGCCAACGCGCTGAGCTGTTTAAAAGGGCCTGCAGGCACGGTGCTAAGGGTTGCGTCATGCTGTAAATCTGGATTATCCCCAACTGTGTTTACCTTCTCGTTATTTCTGCGGTCCAGCAGTAGCTGCATGAGGGTGACCTTGTGAAGTGATGTTTCGTTCGGGCTCGTTTCCAGCTCCATCGCCTCAGGGACCTTTGGCCCAGGAGTCTCCGGCTTCCACTTGTTTAGAAGTGTCTCTGTGAACTTATCCAAAGACGCTGAGGCGGAGGAGGGCTCTTCTGATTTTTGGCTAGAACCCCTGCTCCTGACGGAGAGGTCAATAGGGGAGCAGCTGGAGTAGCAGCTCTCAACATCACTGCCGTCTTTGGTCAAGCTGTTCTCCAGGTTGGAGCAATCACTGTCGGAGCGACGGGAAGAAGCCCGACTGGGCGGCGTGGCACCCTCGTCGTCCAGGTGGCCGTTCTTGGTGAGGGGCTTCTGGGAGTTGTGGTTGTTAAGCAGGAGCAGGAGCAGGCTGCTGCAGGTCTGTGGAGGCCTCCCGCCGTGCCTGTCAAATGGGCGTTTCTCTTTCCCGGGGTGCAGGACAGGCTGGGGGGAGCCATCTGATGCGCTCTGCCCTATGGTCAGGGATGGGCTCCTCTTGGTGGAACTCGacgttggggagggcagcgttCCATTTAGGGCGTTGAAGGAGCTGAGCATGTCTGGAGCGATCCTCGACTCCCCCACACTGGGGGGTCTGTGTTCATTAGTCTGCATTGTAGCCATGGCCGCCAAACGCTCGCTGGCTAGTCGGCCTGACAATTGTGCTTTTAAGGCCTGCTCTCGGGAGTACTCCTGCAGATGGGCCTCACTGGAGAGCAGCAGGGCGAGCTGACTGCAGGCTGCACTGGGCTTAGGGGAGGGGGCGGGACTGGGCCTGTTCTTCACTAGGCTGGCCACCGCCTTTAGTCGCTCAGCGCAGGACACCGCCTCAGCGGCCGCACCCCGTGAGGATCGAGGAGAGTCAGACCGGCGGTCTCGGCGGCGGCTGTAAGGTGTGGCGTCAGGGCCCGGCTGCTTGTTCCTCCGCATCAGGCCCCTGAGGCGGCTGGAAGCTGTGCAGTAGCCTGGGAAAGGTTGCTGGCTGGTTGGCACGCCCTCGCCGCCCTCCCCGTCGAGCCGTTCCTGTCCCTGAGGGACACACTGTGACATGGCCACCGTCTGCAAGCGCGAGCTGAAGGACTGGAGCAGGGAGGCCAGCAGGGTGCTCTCGCCCGCCGCTGTGCCCTCCGTGGCCGCTTGGCGATGATCCCCTCCCTGTCCATTCACCTCCAGAACCGGAGGGGCTTTGTTCTGCGCGTCCACCTTACCCCAGGCTCCTGAACCAAGCAGCCGCACCTTCTTCAGGTGCTGGGAGCCAGCCGCAGGACCACCGCCTTTCTCCAGTGAGCTGCAGCTGTGCTCGGGCAGCCGCACGTCTCCGGCCCCCCGACCCCCCAGCTCCCCATGGCCGTTGCCAGCGCCTGATAATCTACCTGTTGCTGTGGCACCAGGCCCAGATGCAACCGGATGCATTAGTAAACCTTCCAGATAAGTTAAAACAGCTGAATCCTGTTGTGTCTCAGGGCAGGGCTCCTCCCCATGAGTCATGTTCAATAGCAGCTCCCCTTGTGTGATTGTTGACAACTACTGAAAATGTCTTTCTGACTGCTGGGCCATGGATGAAGGGCGTAGAAAACTCCTGTGTACAGAGGGGCGGGGGTACCGGGTACTTCCTCTACAAAGTTTTACACTCAGCAGCATGGGGCGTTAGAAATGCCATCTCCCGGCTGGCATTCCTTTTGTTCCTGTGACGAGAGGAGTCCCACGGGTTTGGAACAGGCTGTGCAGTGCAGGCAGAGAGGACTCAGCAGGACTCTCCACTGCCCAGCACCAGCCTCCCATGCCACCGGATGCCTGGGATGTGTGGCGCGAGTCCCCAGGGGGCGGGACTGGGGCGGCTCCGTGTCGTCTCTCCACTCTCCTGAGCCGAGGTCGGACCACACGGGGACCTGCAGTGGGGAGGGGGGCACAGCATGAGTCACATCTCTCATAGCTCTACATGGCAGCAAATGACTGAACTCAAGATCTCGTTCTGTTTTAGACAGTTCCGTTACACACTACACATTCTGGTTAAGTTCAATACACATCCTTTTGAGCTtccttcttaaaaaaaaaaaaaaacacaatacacacaaccCAAACATAAAAAACCCTAAAGATAACATTACAAATTATTTGAAAATGGTCAATTTCCACTGCAGTTGACTCTTATTTATTTACCTGTTTATGTTTGGTTGTTTGACAATATTACCAAAGAATTCACGTTGTAGACTGTAAGCGATTTGCCAACAGAGACCACAATGCAGAAATGACTGAAACAGTCATGAGGGGGCTGTACATTAACTACATATGTAAAACGTCATTATTTCTTGGTCCCCCTCTCTGCGTAGGTGTATCACACTGTTGACACCCAGCAGGAAGCATCTCCACAAACGTGTCCCTGCGTGCTCTCACGCGTGAAGGCCAGCAGCACGTCTCCCTTCCCACCTGCAGCTAATGCTTCCCGAGGATTATCCCAACACACGCACTCGAGACACGGCCCAGACGGCCCAGACTCTTTCCTCTGTGACATGCCGCAGTCCATTTTTGCATTCGAGAAAGGCTGGGATTTTGGCTCGGGGGCCGGACCTGGATCGGGAGGGCGGGGTTGGAACTTCCTCTAACTCGGTGCAGTGTGATGCGGATGCAGCCAAAGCCGTCAGATCAGCAACAGCCTGTTTGGTGGATCATGAGACTCCGCACTGTAGAATTATGAAGAGTGCAAAGAGGCTCCGTGCTGTTTGATTTCTTTGGCTTCATATCACCACGACGATACGCACCGGGGAGCGTGAACTTTGTTTCAGTCGGCAGCTGCGCTTAGTGAGATCCGTCTCTGTGGAGACTGGACCAGCCCAGTCGTGCGTTGTGCCTGACAGCACCGTGACGACCCGAGGCGAGAGACCCGACCCCTCCCCCGCCCCGCCTCCTATCTCGTGCTTGATGGTGCAGCTAGGAGATAAACAGAGAGGTCAGAGCCCCTCTGCCTCAGCAGACACTTCCCTCCGAAGCCGCCGTCACGCCGAGACAACACACACGGCGCACACACCTGACGCCACAGGCAGCTGGAGCCCATGAGAT
This window contains:
- the nrip1b gene encoding nuclear receptor-interacting protein 1 produces the protein MTHGEEPCPETQQDSAVLTYLEGLLMHPVASGPGATATGRLSGAGNGHGELGGRGAGDVRLPEHSCSSLEKGGGPAAGSQHLKKVRLLGSGAWGKVDAQNKAPPVLEVNGQGGDHRQAATEGTAAGESTLLASLLQSFSSRLQTVAMSQCVPQGQERLDGEGGEGVPTSQQPFPGYCTASSRLRGLMRRNKQPGPDATPYSRRRDRRSDSPRSSRGAAAEAVSCAERLKAVASLVKNRPSPAPSPKPSAACSQLALLLSSEAHLQEYSREQALKAQLSGRLASERLAAMATMQTNEHRPPSVGESRIAPDMLSSFNALNGTLPSPTSSSTKRSPSLTIGQSASDGSPQPVLHPGKEKRPFDRHGGRPPQTCSSLLLLLLNNHNSQKPLTKNGHLDDEGATPPSRASSRRSDSDCSNLENSLTKDGSDVESCYSSCSPIDLSVRSRGSSQKSEEPSSASASLDKFTETLLNKWKPETPGPKVPEAMELETSPNETSLHKVTLMQLLLDRRNNEKVNTVGDNPDLQHDATLSTVPAGPFKQLSALAESRTEHPLERLRAGGVSTSVLTADTSSNPSPFSYSSPFGQSSPLDLCKSKHHPREKVVESTFSASKLLQNLAQCGLQNPSPSPPLQASRPPSKRQSPELELDRPQTLLDRLVAPVRNKTPLFEPPPATFAPFGRERSPPASAQIENLLERRTILQLLLGTASHKEKPVGRRSVEAATGASENPSGAPVIWDDSNGPLPNVRIKTEPAEETLLSDSSDDGGRRRRWGCERHRALAEAHDAIKAEGCPADAAAKYGLLSQLLKQQSATCHLSPHKEPPVSTVKEEQQDYQGALPKKRRLCLELAEHLSSELCQRPLDTVNERLVSGALEEHNSMRLLSPKEEDSFIKCPASKAPPRESQGFNVLKQLLLSDNCLKELSQPRGAASPFLPQVNCKANGNFSQFSYNPEPMNLPWFPQTLNSGPSNLQTLSSPLGNSSQGSPWPKGSPKPSPTCVKTETESSPRWAAGSEGKCESSPHSPPLTRSNPILYYMLQRGSASLRKGMEDLGQRTHCGVTVKEEPCTDARYHEHRESVHSSPIHSGRHSNSGEHLSGSLKKS